In Mycobacterium gallinarum, a single window of DNA contains:
- a CDS encoding SDR family oxidoreductase produces the protein MRIVVIGGTGFVGSKLVHTLEEHGHDAVAAAPSTGVNTLTGEGLAAVLTGADVVVDVSNSPTLDDAALDFFRTATTNLLTAEKAAGVRHHVALSVVGTDRLAPQSGYFQAKLLQEKLISEGPTPFSIVRATQFFEFIKTLADSATEGDVVRTPTALFQPMAGVDVAEGVAITAVNEPVNGIVEIAGPEAFTLAGAISTSLTARGDTRTVIADPEARYWGIALEERTLVPTDGATLFDTRLEEWILEAAAKA, from the coding sequence ATGAGAATCGTCGTCATCGGAGGCACTGGATTCGTGGGCTCCAAGCTGGTGCACACACTGGAGGAGCACGGTCACGACGCCGTGGCCGCCGCCCCGTCAACCGGAGTGAACACGCTCACCGGTGAGGGTCTGGCAGCGGTCCTCACAGGCGCCGACGTCGTCGTCGACGTATCGAACTCACCGACGCTCGATGACGCGGCCCTGGACTTCTTCCGCACGGCGACCACCAACCTGCTCACCGCAGAGAAGGCCGCCGGGGTGCGGCATCACGTCGCGCTGTCGGTGGTCGGCACCGATCGGCTCGCCCCGCAGAGCGGCTACTTCCAGGCAAAGCTGTTGCAGGAGAAGCTCATCAGCGAGGGGCCCACCCCGTTCTCGATCGTCCGCGCGACGCAGTTCTTCGAGTTCATCAAGACGCTCGCCGACTCAGCGACCGAAGGTGACGTGGTGCGGACGCCCACCGCGCTGTTCCAGCCGATGGCCGGCGTCGACGTCGCCGAGGGCGTTGCGATCACCGCGGTCAACGAGCCGGTGAACGGCATCGTCGAAATCGCTGGGCCGGAGGCATTCACGCTTGCCGGCGCCATCAGCACCTCGCTGACTGCACGCGGCGACACCCGCACGGTCATCGCCGACCCCGAGGCGCGCTATTGGGGCATCGCCCTCGAGGAACGCACCCTGGTCCCCACTGACGGGGCCACGCTCTTCGACACCAGGTTAGAGGAGTGGATTCTCGAAGCGGCCGCAAAGGCCTAG
- a CDS encoding NUDIX hydrolase: protein MTVTYDDALREQVRAQLAGHRRRAVTDPTKRHAAVAVVLVESELGEDRVDPANVDDWIDGRLMPEEGLDGRMVDVSGGAAFLLCRRTSRLTSHPAQWALPGGRLDPGEDAVDAALRELDEEVGVTLPHSSVLGLLDDYPTRSGYVITPVVIWGGGRLDLRPAPDEVVAVYRVGLHQLQRDDSPRFITIPESPRPVVQIPLGNDLIHAPTGAVLLQLRWLCLEGRTDPVDELEQPVFAWK from the coding sequence GTGACCGTGACCTACGACGACGCACTCCGCGAACAGGTGCGTGCCCAACTCGCCGGGCACCGGCGCCGCGCCGTGACCGATCCGACGAAGCGGCACGCCGCCGTCGCGGTGGTCCTGGTCGAGTCCGAACTCGGGGAGGATCGGGTCGATCCCGCGAACGTCGACGACTGGATTGACGGTCGGCTGATGCCGGAGGAGGGCCTCGATGGCCGCATGGTCGACGTCTCTGGCGGCGCCGCGTTTCTGCTCTGCCGAAGGACGTCGCGGCTGACGTCGCACCCCGCGCAGTGGGCGCTGCCCGGTGGCCGGCTGGACCCGGGCGAGGATGCCGTCGACGCGGCGTTACGCGAGCTGGACGAGGAGGTCGGTGTCACGCTGCCGCACTCGTCGGTGCTGGGTCTGCTCGACGACTACCCGACGCGGTCCGGCTACGTGATCACGCCGGTGGTCATCTGGGGCGGCGGCCGGCTGGACCTGCGTCCCGCACCCGACGAGGTGGTGGCGGTCTACCGTGTCGGGCTGCATCAATTGCAGCGCGACGATTCGCCGCGGTTCATCACCATCCCCGAGAGCCCGCGCCCCGTCGTGCAGATCCCGTTGGGCAACGACCTGATCCACGCACCCACCGGCGCGGTCCTGCTGCAGCTGCGCTGGCTCTGCCTCGAGGGCCGCACCGATCCGGTCGACGAGCTCGAACAACCCGTGTTCGCCTGGAAATAG
- a CDS encoding oxygenase MpaB family protein: MTAAAETSATHDTGSVRPKVLVEFRKHSGSTLGGFFGAAAFDEVALVPVAAAVDKTGRFAANFADRGVRSGFSALLAIWGDATDKVAEADRLKTMHREVRGKGTGDFADVRYSALDPKLWNWIAVSGMFVVLNSFTPCTGIVLSDAERELAYAQLLDAFSALELPGKNSKLPATYAEAEDYYESMVRDELQANAFLQRVTLDLTRLPLPTLVLPAPLRRLLTPPWLVLRPVAGHVLKVCSFGILHPGIRELTGFRWESRHDLEFALYTRVLQLAWRVLPDKLLLIPLARNRIEYEKLVHVHRSVALDSFAPPTGCPVR; encoded by the coding sequence ATGACCGCAGCTGCCGAGACTTCCGCGACGCACGACACCGGATCGGTACGGCCGAAGGTTCTGGTCGAGTTCCGTAAACACAGCGGGAGCACCCTCGGGGGCTTCTTCGGCGCTGCCGCATTCGACGAGGTTGCCCTGGTGCCGGTGGCGGCGGCGGTCGACAAGACCGGGCGTTTTGCCGCCAACTTCGCTGATCGTGGTGTGCGCAGCGGGTTTTCGGCCCTACTCGCCATCTGGGGCGACGCCACCGACAAGGTCGCCGAGGCCGACCGACTCAAAACGATGCACCGCGAGGTGCGAGGTAAGGGCACCGGCGACTTCGCCGACGTGCGCTACAGCGCGCTCGACCCCAAACTGTGGAACTGGATTGCGGTCAGCGGAATGTTCGTGGTGCTCAACTCCTTCACGCCGTGTACCGGAATCGTGCTGTCCGACGCCGAACGTGAACTCGCCTACGCCCAACTGCTCGACGCCTTCTCGGCGCTCGAGTTGCCGGGCAAGAACTCGAAGTTGCCTGCGACCTATGCCGAAGCCGAGGACTACTACGAATCGATGGTCCGGGATGAACTGCAGGCCAACGCATTCCTGCAGAGGGTCACTCTCGATCTGACCCGGCTGCCCCTGCCGACCCTGGTGCTCCCCGCGCCGTTGCGCCGGCTGCTGACGCCGCCGTGGCTGGTGTTGCGACCGGTCGCGGGCCACGTGCTCAAGGTGTGTTCCTTCGGCATCCTGCATCCAGGGATCCGCGAGCTGACCGGCTTCCGGTGGGAGTCGCGCCACGACCTCGAGTTCGCGTTGTACACCCGTGTACTGCAGCTGGCGTGGCGGGTACTTCCCGACAAGCTGTTGCTGATCCCGTTGGCGCGCAATCGAATCGAATACGAGAAACTGGTCCATGTGCATCGGTCGGTTGCGCTGGATTCGTTCGCGCCGCCGACTGGCTGCCCCGTTCGCTGA
- a CDS encoding carboxymuconolactone decarboxylase family protein: MSQRINYAEVAPRGVKVLAGTNAYVSQSGLAPELLAAVNLRVSLINGCAYCIDMHSRELRELGVSNEKIALVPVWHEAEQLFDEREKAALAWAETVTRVSTTGVPDSDYKAVSAHFGDKELVDLTIAISLMNAYNRLAISFRNVPAGAAG, encoded by the coding sequence ATGAGTCAACGAATCAATTACGCAGAAGTTGCTCCCCGCGGCGTGAAAGTGCTTGCCGGCACAAATGCCTACGTCAGTCAATCGGGTCTTGCCCCGGAGCTGTTGGCCGCGGTGAACCTGAGGGTCTCGCTGATCAACGGCTGCGCCTACTGCATCGATATGCATTCCCGCGAGTTGCGCGAACTCGGGGTGTCCAACGAGAAGATCGCGCTGGTGCCGGTGTGGCACGAGGCGGAACAGCTGTTCGACGAACGCGAAAAGGCCGCCCTGGCATGGGCGGAGACCGTTACCCGCGTGTCGACCACGGGTGTCCCCGACAGCGACTACAAAGCCGTGTCGGCGCACTTCGGCGACAAGGAACTGGTGGACTTGACGATCGCGATCAGTCTGATGAACGCCTATAACCGGCTGGCGATCAGCTTCCGCAACGTGCCCGCCGGTGCGGCGGGGTAG
- the helR gene encoding RNA polymerase recycling motor ATPase HelR yields MSKQDYDDELRSEQTYVDGLYTRLDAERARVKGKYSDALGAPVDRMDGGTLVARDVEVRALAKQAARLEVADGGLCFGRLDSVTGERSYIGRIGILDEDKEPLLLDWRAPAARAFYIATAATPEDMRLRRQFHTRGRRIVDFTDEVLGRPTGDERGDAALLAAINAPRGEGMRDIVATIQAEQDEIIRSDHLGVMVIEGGPGTGKTVVALHRVAYLLYTQRKRMERHGVLVIGPNPAFLDHIGRVLPSLGESDVVFMTVGDLVPGLRTTAEEADEVARLKGSLKMLDVLAAAVADRQRLPKDPLPIELSDVTVRIDAETAEWAREEARTSDRPHNEAREVFTEIVTYVLTERAIARIGKGWLTRDDRDAWEQLRTNLIDELADNAAFTAALDELWPKLTPQTLLSELYSSRERLRAAKADEVLYRADGDAWTIADVPLLDELVDLLGRDKTADDTAARERNAEAAYAAGVLDLLVSREDLMDDEDHLLAQDLLYAEDLAERFIERDTRELTERAAAERDWTYGHVVVDEAQELSEMDWRVLMRRCPNRSFTVVGDLAQRRSAAGATTWDTMLEPYVPGRWVYRSLSVNYRTPAEIMAVAAALLAEFAPDIRPPDSVRACGVMPWSRQVTDDEMASAIDEFVDVEAQREGTSVVIGPPDVPGAVPPSETKGLEFDAVLVVDPDRILTMGPRGAAELYVALTRATQRLGVLHRAPLPTALSGLA; encoded by the coding sequence GTGTCTAAGCAGGACTACGACGACGAGCTGCGCTCCGAGCAGACCTACGTCGACGGGTTGTACACACGGCTGGACGCCGAACGCGCGCGGGTGAAGGGCAAGTACAGCGACGCGCTCGGAGCCCCGGTGGACCGCATGGACGGCGGCACGCTCGTGGCACGCGACGTCGAGGTGCGAGCATTGGCCAAACAGGCCGCTCGCCTCGAGGTTGCCGACGGCGGGCTGTGCTTCGGCCGGCTCGACAGCGTCACCGGCGAGCGGTCGTACATCGGCCGCATCGGCATTCTCGACGAAGACAAGGAGCCGCTGCTGCTCGATTGGCGCGCGCCCGCGGCTCGCGCGTTCTACATCGCGACCGCCGCGACGCCGGAGGACATGCGCCTGCGCCGCCAGTTCCACACCCGCGGGCGACGGATCGTCGACTTCACCGACGAAGTGCTCGGCCGTCCCACCGGCGACGAACGTGGGGATGCGGCACTGTTGGCCGCGATCAACGCGCCGCGCGGCGAGGGCATGCGCGACATCGTCGCGACGATCCAGGCCGAGCAGGACGAGATCATTCGCAGCGATCATCTCGGCGTGATGGTGATCGAGGGCGGACCCGGCACCGGCAAGACTGTGGTGGCGCTGCACCGCGTGGCCTATCTGCTGTACACCCAGCGCAAGCGCATGGAACGCCACGGTGTCCTCGTGATCGGCCCCAACCCGGCGTTTCTCGACCACATCGGCCGGGTGCTCCCGTCGCTGGGCGAGTCCGATGTCGTGTTCATGACGGTCGGTGACCTCGTACCCGGTCTGCGCACCACCGCCGAGGAGGCCGACGAGGTCGCGCGGCTCAAAGGCTCTTTGAAGATGCTCGACGTGCTGGCCGCCGCCGTCGCGGATCGGCAACGGCTGCCTAAGGATCCGCTCCCGATCGAGCTGTCGGACGTCACGGTGCGCATCGACGCCGAGACCGCGGAGTGGGCCCGCGAGGAGGCACGGACGAGCGACCGGCCGCACAACGAAGCTCGCGAGGTGTTCACCGAGATCGTCACGTACGTCCTCACCGAGCGCGCGATCGCGCGGATCGGCAAGGGCTGGCTCACCCGCGACGACCGCGATGCGTGGGAACAGCTGCGCACCAACCTGATCGACGAGCTCGCCGACAACGCCGCGTTCACCGCCGCGCTCGACGAACTCTGGCCGAAGCTCACGCCGCAGACTCTGCTGTCCGAGCTGTACTCGTCGCGCGAACGTCTACGCGCCGCGAAGGCGGACGAGGTGCTGTACCGCGCCGACGGCGACGCCTGGACCATCGCCGATGTGCCACTGCTCGACGAACTCGTCGACCTGCTTGGCCGCGACAAGACCGCCGACGACACCGCCGCGCGGGAACGCAACGCCGAAGCCGCGTACGCCGCCGGCGTGCTCGACCTGCTCGTCAGCCGCGAGGATCTGATGGACGACGAGGACCATCTGCTCGCCCAGGACCTGCTCTACGCCGAGGATCTGGCCGAACGCTTCATCGAGCGCGATACCCGGGAACTCACCGAACGCGCTGCCGCAGAACGGGATTGGACCTACGGGCACGTCGTGGTCGACGAGGCGCAGGAACTGTCCGAGATGGACTGGCGGGTGCTGATGCGCCGCTGTCCGAACCGTTCGTTCACCGTGGTCGGCGATCTGGCCCAGCGCCGGTCGGCGGCCGGCGCGACGACCTGGGACACGATGCTCGAACCGTATGTGCCAGGCCGGTGGGTCTACCGTTCCCTTTCGGTGAACTACCGCACGCCCGCAGAGATCATGGCCGTCGCCGCCGCGCTGCTCGCGGAGTTCGCACCCGACATCCGACCTCCGGACTCGGTGCGCGCGTGCGGGGTCATGCCGTGGTCACGGCAGGTCACCGATGACGAGATGGCCTCGGCCATCGACGAATTCGTTGACGTGGAGGCGCAGCGGGAGGGCACCAGTGTGGTGATCGGGCCACCGGATGTGCCCGGTGCGGTGCCGCCGTCGGAGACCAAGGGTCTGGAGTTCGACGCCGTGTTGGTGGTCGACCCGGACCGGATCCTGACCATGGGACCGCGGGGCGCGGCCGAGCTGTATGTCGCGCTGACCCGAGCCACCCAGCGTCTCGGTGTGCTGCACCGTGCGCCGCTGCCGACGGCGCTGAGCGGACTCGCCTGA
- a CDS encoding MarR family winged helix-turn-helix transcriptional regulator codes for MHICVPHSRYDHLDELLTRLHVVRQRPSWRRRLLEGDPVANVSTLRVLRAVENSGDGASVSDVAEYMAVEHSTASRTVGAVVAAGLLTKAFATDDQRRCVLVLTDLGRSALATVTERRRELVAKTIADWPDSDVDTLVALLERLTDRFENSVSR; via the coding sequence ATGCATATATGCGTGCCGCATTCGCGATACGACCATCTCGACGAGCTGCTGACGCGCCTTCATGTCGTACGTCAGCGGCCGAGTTGGCGTCGGCGGCTCCTCGAGGGAGACCCGGTCGCGAACGTGTCAACGCTGCGCGTGCTGCGGGCCGTCGAGAACTCCGGCGACGGGGCCTCGGTCAGCGACGTCGCCGAGTACATGGCCGTCGAGCATTCGACCGCCAGCCGCACGGTTGGCGCCGTCGTCGCCGCCGGGCTGCTGACAAAGGCGTTCGCCACCGACGACCAACGCCGTTGCGTGCTGGTGCTGACCGATCTCGGCCGCAGCGCACTCGCGACTGTGACGGAGCGGCGACGCGAGTTGGTCGCCAAGACGATCGCGGACTGGCCCGACTCCGACGTCGATACCCTCGTCGCCCTGTTGGAGCGACTGACCGACCGTTTCGAGAACTCGGTGAGCCGATGA
- a CDS encoding mycobacterial-type methylenetetrahydrofolate reductase encodes MTLNTIALELVPPNVENGHERALEEAQKVLRCAAETGLHGRIRHVMIPGMIEEDDDRPIEMKPKMDVLDFWNEIRPELSAMNGLCTQVTAFLDKAALRQRLTKLSSAGFDGIAFVGVPRTMNDGEGSGVAPTDALSIYDDLVPNRGVILIPTREGEHGRFNFKCDQGATYGMTQLLYSDAIVGFLRHFARETDHRPEILLSFGFVPKVESNIGLINWLIQDQGNAAVAAEQEFVKQLAATEPSEKRLLMVDLYKRVVDGVGELGFPISIHLEATYGVSVPAFQTFAEMLAYWSPDKP; translated from the coding sequence GTGACGCTGAATACCATCGCGCTCGAGCTCGTCCCGCCGAACGTCGAAAACGGGCATGAGCGGGCGCTCGAGGAAGCGCAGAAGGTGCTGAGGTGCGCCGCGGAGACCGGCCTGCACGGCCGGATCCGGCACGTGATGATTCCCGGAATGATCGAAGAGGACGACGACCGGCCGATCGAGATGAAGCCGAAGATGGACGTCCTCGACTTCTGGAACGAGATCAGGCCCGAGCTGAGCGCGATGAACGGCCTGTGCACCCAGGTGACGGCGTTCCTGGACAAGGCGGCGCTGCGTCAGCGGCTGACCAAGCTGAGCTCGGCGGGATTCGACGGCATCGCCTTCGTCGGTGTGCCGCGCACCATGAACGACGGCGAAGGGTCCGGGGTCGCGCCGACGGACGCCCTGTCGATCTACGACGACCTGGTGCCCAACCGCGGAGTCATCCTGATCCCGACCCGCGAGGGCGAACACGGTCGCTTCAACTTCAAGTGCGACCAGGGCGCGACGTACGGCATGACCCAGCTGCTGTACTCCGACGCGATCGTCGGGTTCCTGCGCCACTTCGCGAGGGAGACCGACCATCGGCCCGAGATCCTGCTCTCGTTCGGCTTCGTGCCGAAGGTCGAGTCCAACATCGGCCTCATCAACTGGTTGATCCAGGACCAGGGCAACGCTGCCGTCGCCGCCGAGCAGGAGTTCGTCAAACAGTTGGCCGCCACCGAGCCGTCGGAGAAGCGGCTGCTGATGGTCGATTTGTACAAGCGGGTGGTCGACGGGGTCGGCGAGCTGGGGTTCCCGATCAGCATCCATCTCGAGGCGACGTACGGGGTGTCCGTCCCGGCGTTCCAGACGTTCGCGGAGATGCTTGCCTACTGGTCACCCGACAAGCCTTAA
- a CDS encoding protein adenylyltransferase SelO, with translation MSVAPDTGSDTPIALADRFARELPELAVRWQAEAAPEPRLLVLNDPLATQLGLDARWLRGPEGVRFLTGNLVPDGAAPVAQAYSGHQFGGYVPRLGDGRALLLGELAAVDGGYRDLHLKGSGRTPFARGGDGLAAVGPMLREYLISEGMHALGIPTTRSLAVVATGRAVQRETPLPGAVLARVASSHLRVGTFQYVAAGGDEVLLRRLADYAIARHYPDAANADNPYLALFGGVGAAQAALIAQWMLVGFVHGVMNTDNMTISGETIDYGPCAFMEAYDPEAVFSSIDSWGRYAYGNQPSIAGWNLARFAETLLPLIDGDQDRAVQLAQESLTGFGVELQAALATGMRAKVGLAKDIPEDVATPLINDVLALLAESHVDFTSFFRNLGRAARGDTEPARGMFMNLAGFDEWLSRWRALNPDAELMDRVNPIYIPRNHLVEEALAAATDGDLTALERLLEAVSAPYDERAGLERYAEPAPEDFGKYRTFCGT, from the coding sequence GTGAGCGTTGCACCCGACACAGGCTCCGATACGCCGATCGCCCTGGCCGACCGCTTCGCGCGCGAGTTGCCCGAGCTGGCCGTCCGCTGGCAGGCCGAAGCCGCCCCCGAGCCTCGTCTCCTTGTTCTCAACGATCCGTTGGCCACCCAGCTCGGCCTCGACGCCCGCTGGCTGCGTGGGCCCGAGGGGGTGCGGTTTCTCACCGGCAACCTGGTCCCCGACGGCGCCGCGCCGGTGGCCCAGGCCTACTCCGGACATCAGTTCGGCGGCTATGTTCCCCGCCTCGGCGACGGCCGGGCACTACTGCTGGGCGAACTCGCCGCCGTCGACGGCGGCTACCGCGACCTCCACCTCAAAGGTTCGGGCAGAACGCCGTTCGCCCGTGGTGGAGACGGTCTCGCGGCGGTCGGACCCATGCTGCGCGAATACCTCATCAGCGAGGGGATGCACGCCCTCGGTATCCCGACGACCCGTTCGCTGGCTGTGGTCGCGACGGGTCGCGCGGTACAACGCGAAACTCCGCTGCCCGGCGCGGTGCTGGCCCGCGTCGCAAGCAGCCATCTGCGCGTCGGCACCTTCCAATACGTGGCGGCCGGCGGTGACGAGGTCCTGCTGCGGCGACTGGCCGACTACGCCATTGCCCGTCACTATCCGGATGCGGCCAACGCCGACAATCCCTACCTCGCGCTGTTCGGCGGCGTGGGTGCGGCCCAGGCGGCCCTGATCGCGCAATGGATGCTCGTCGGTTTCGTGCACGGCGTGATGAACACGGACAACATGACGATCTCCGGCGAAACCATCGACTACGGGCCGTGCGCGTTTATGGAGGCCTACGACCCAGAGGCGGTGTTCAGCTCGATCGACTCCTGGGGCCGCTACGCCTACGGAAATCAGCCGTCGATCGCGGGCTGGAACCTTGCCCGGTTCGCCGAGACGTTGCTGCCGCTGATCGATGGCGATCAGGACCGCGCGGTGCAGCTCGCCCAGGAGAGCCTCACCGGTTTCGGGGTGGAGCTCCAGGCGGCGCTGGCGACGGGGATGCGCGCCAAGGTCGGGCTGGCCAAAGACATCCCTGAGGACGTGGCGACTCCGCTGATCAACGACGTACTCGCGCTGCTCGCGGAAAGCCACGTCGACTTCACCTCGTTCTTCCGCAACCTCGGCCGAGCGGCCCGCGGCGACACCGAGCCGGCGCGCGGCATGTTCATGAACCTCGCCGGGTTCGACGAATGGCTCTCGCGGTGGCGGGCGCTGAACCCGGACGCTGAGCTGATGGATCGGGTCAATCCGATATACATTCCGCGCAATCACCTCGTCGAGGAGGCGCTGGCTGCGGCGACCGACGGCGACCTGACTGCGCTGGAGCGCCTCCTGGAGGCGGTGAGCGCACCGTACGACGAACGTGCCGGCCTGGAGCGCTACGCCGAACCCGCGCCTGAGGACTTCGGTAAGTACCGAACCTTCTGCGGGACGTGA
- a CDS encoding TetR/AcrR family transcriptional regulator yields the protein MRRTNASPTEQEAAILKAAAEEVALVGVGRLSMEVIARQAGVSRSTLYRRFPSREALVTELGRQTFDFAMARLQTVAIDSGPADAAVATFREGVRLLTGEPVMRRFLQLDGDFTAVTGMFDEARAFLSSAATSMAKALRAAGATMPDDDLLAVSELHIRLAVSLVQVSTGVLDVTDDDAVATYARTHLAPLVR from the coding sequence ATGCGCCGCACCAACGCCAGCCCCACCGAGCAGGAGGCTGCGATTCTGAAGGCCGCCGCCGAGGAGGTGGCGCTCGTCGGCGTGGGCCGGCTGAGCATGGAAGTCATCGCGCGGCAAGCGGGTGTCAGCCGCAGCACCCTGTACCGGCGCTTCCCCAGCCGGGAGGCATTGGTCACCGAACTGGGCAGGCAGACTTTCGATTTCGCGATGGCGCGGCTGCAGACCGTGGCGATCGACAGCGGACCCGCCGACGCCGCGGTTGCGACATTCCGCGAAGGGGTCCGGCTACTCACCGGTGAACCGGTGATGCGCCGGTTCCTGCAGTTGGACGGCGACTTCACCGCGGTGACGGGAATGTTCGACGAGGCGAGAGCCTTCCTGAGCAGTGCGGCCACCTCGATGGCCAAGGCGCTGCGCGCGGCGGGCGCGACGATGCCGGACGACGACCTGCTCGCCGTTTCCGAACTGCACATCCGGTTGGCCGTCTCGCTGGTTCAGGTCAGCACCGGCGTGCTCGACGTGACCGACGACGATGCGGTCGCCACCTACGCCAGAACCCACCTGGCGCCGCTCGTGCGCTGA
- a CDS encoding metallophosphoesterase, translated as MFIVVLSAVLALMNVYVWKRSVKDTTRPGRTRRTLTAVLVGLGVLLLAALVVPRFTDVSKAGWYAWPGYLWFGVLVYLFLTLLALEPVRLALRGWAKRQPQAPKPPEEPAEPDRHALNRRMFLARASAVAAGAASVGLVGVGTATALGPPDLLQVPVRLRRLDPAFGGFRIALVSDIHLGPLVGRAHTERIVDTINAAQVDLVAIVGDLVDGTVAELGPAAAPFQDLAAPEGTFFVTGNHEYFIEDTAEWLNELERFGVQTLRNENTAIRRGGAAFDLAGINDIAGEQRDDPPDFDSALAGVDDSRPTILLAHQPVMVSEAAARGVDLQLSGHTHGGQMWPFHYVVEMVQPSLAGLSIVDDTQLYVTRGAGFWGPPVRIGAPPDIAVLTLEGES; from the coding sequence ATGTTCATCGTGGTGCTCAGCGCGGTCCTGGCGCTCATGAACGTCTATGTGTGGAAGCGGTCCGTCAAGGACACCACCCGGCCGGGCCGCACCCGACGGACCCTGACGGCGGTGCTCGTCGGGCTGGGGGTGCTGCTGCTGGCGGCGCTCGTCGTGCCGCGGTTCACCGACGTCTCCAAGGCCGGCTGGTACGCGTGGCCGGGCTACCTGTGGTTCGGGGTGCTCGTCTATTTGTTCCTCACATTGCTCGCCCTCGAGCCGGTGCGGCTGGCGTTGCGCGGCTGGGCCAAGCGACAACCGCAAGCACCAAAACCACCCGAAGAGCCTGCCGAGCCCGATCGCCATGCGCTGAATCGCCGGATGTTCCTCGCGCGAGCGAGTGCGGTCGCCGCCGGGGCGGCGTCGGTCGGCCTCGTCGGCGTCGGCACGGCCACCGCGCTGGGACCGCCTGACCTGCTGCAGGTTCCGGTGCGACTGCGGCGGTTGGATCCCGCGTTCGGCGGGTTCCGCATCGCGTTGGTGTCCGATATCCATCTCGGGCCGCTGGTGGGGCGGGCGCACACCGAGCGCATCGTCGACACCATCAACGCCGCGCAGGTCGACCTGGTCGCGATCGTCGGGGATCTGGTGGACGGCACCGTGGCCGAACTCGGGCCCGCGGCCGCACCGTTTCAGGATCTGGCCGCACCGGAGGGCACATTCTTCGTCACCGGCAACCACGAGTACTTCATTGAGGACACCGCCGAATGGCTGAACGAGCTGGAGCGGTTCGGGGTCCAGACGCTGCGCAACGAGAACACCGCGATCCGCCGCGGCGGCGCCGCCTTCGACCTCGCGGGCATCAACGACATCGCGGGCGAGCAACGCGACGACCCGCCCGACTTCGACAGCGCCCTTGCGGGCGTCGACGACTCACGACCGACGATCCTGCTCGCGCACCAACCGGTCATGGTGTCCGAGGCCGCCGCCCGCGGAGTCGACCTGCAGCTGTCCGGGCACACCCACGGCGGGCAGATGTGGCCCTTTCACTACGTGGTCGAAATGGTGCAGCCGTCACTGGCGGGCCTGTCGATCGTTGACGACACCCAGTTGTACGTCACCCGCGGGGCGGGGTTCTGGGGGCCGCCCGTCCGGATCGGCGCACCGCCCGACATCGCGGTGCTGACGCTGGAAGGCGAGTCTTAG